The genomic DNA TCTTTTTACTGAGCCATTTGGGCTATTTGTAATCCTGTGTTATCTTTAGGAGGCGATGCCGATGCTTACGCGCAATGAAATCCTGGTCACCTATGGGGAGGCCCCATTCGTGATGGCAAAAGAACTGATGGAAGAAGCGCAGGTCGCGCAGATGATCCCCAAGGGGGCGCTCGTGGGCCTCAAGCCAAACCTCGTGGTGGGCCGCCCGGCCGATACCGGCGCGACCACCCATCCGGAGATCCTTGCCGGCGCGATCGAATATTTGCGCGCCCACGGGCACGAGAATATCCTGATCCTGGAGGGTTCTTGGGTCGGGGACGATACCGATTCCGCCTTTCGCACCTGCGGATATACGGCTCTTTCCAAAAAGTATGGCGTGCCGCTTTTCAATACGAAAAAAGACAAGATTGTGATCAAGTCCTTTGACGGCATGAAAATGGAGGTCTGCGAGAAGGCGCTCGCAGTTGATTTCCTGATCAATGTCCCGGTGCTCAAGGGGCACTGCCAGACGACTGTGACCGGTTCGCTCAAAAATCTCAAAGGCCTCATTTCCGACCGGGAGAAACGGCACTTCCATACCATGGGCCTGCATAAGCCGATCGCCTGCCTGAACAAGGTCTTAAAGCAGGATTTTATCCTGGTGGACGGCATCTGTGGAGACCTCGACTTTGAGGAAGGCGGCAACCCGGTGCAGATGAACCGGATGTTCTGCGGGCTTGATCCGGTGCTGGTGGACAGCTTCATCGCTTCCTCAATGGGCTACGAGCCGGCGGACATCGAATATATCCGCCTGGCGGAAGGGTACGGCGTCGGAAGCGCCGACCTCGCGAAGGCGCAGATCCGGGAGCTCAGCCGTGACGAAACCCCGGCGCGCCCCACGTCCGCCCGCAAGGTGCAGCGGCTTGCGCGGCACGCGGACCAGCGGGACGCCTGTTCGGCCTGTTATGCGAACCTCATCCAGGCGTTCGCGCGGCTCGATGACGAGGGCCTGCTCGCAAGTCTGCCGCAGGTATGCATTGGGCAGAAGTTCCGCGGGAAGCCCGGCGGGCTTGGTGTGGGGAACTGCACTTCCTGCATGGCGCATTCGCTGGCTGGCTGCCCGCCGAAAACACCAGAAATGCTCGCGTTCCTGCGGGAATATGCGCAGGGAAAGCAATAAACGCACAAAAAGAGCGCGGCTGCGGCCGCGCTCTTTGCGGTTTCTATTTTGGAGGTCCGCCAAAGGACGTCTCAATCACGCGATCGGAACAGTCGGGTGAATACTGCCAGCGGGAGATGTGTCCTTCGCTGACGAAATACGGCGACGGAGCGGCACGGTAAGCGGCGTCAAACGCGTCGACGATAATCAGCTTCACCTTCATTTTTTCCGGGATGAGGTTCTTTATGTAGACGCTCGCGTGCTGGCCGATCTTTACGCCGTCGCGCGGTTCGGCAAGCCCCGCAAGGTTTGGGGTGAGTTCCACGAACACACCGTATTCCTCCACCGACCGCACAATCCCGGCGACCGTTTCGCCAGGCGCGAAGAGGGCTGCGTTCTCGGCCCAGGTGCCGAGCAGCTCTTTATGGGAGAGCGAGATCCGCCCGCCTTCCTCGACAGCGCGGACCACCGCTTTGATTTCCTGTCCGGTGTGGAAACGGTCGCGCGGATGGGATATCCGGCTGACCGAAATCGAATCGATGGGGATGAGCGAAGGGATTCCGCAGCCGATATCGACAAAACAGCCGAACGCTTCGAGATGGGTGACCCGCGCGTCGATGACATCGCCGGGCGTGAGCTTTGTGATGTAGCTGTCCATACATTCCTGCTGCACGGCGCGGCGGGAGAGCAGGGGGATGACCACGCCGTCGGGGTTGAAGGAAAAACCGGTGATGCGGTAACAAACCGGCTTGTTGACCCGGGAGATGATCGCGATATCCCGGGTGGAGCCGTCCGAGATGCCGAGCGCGCCTTCCTCCCGGGGAATCATGCCGCGGTATGCGCCCATGTCCACAATGAGGTTGTGCTGGGAGTCGCAGACGATGGCGCGGCTTTCCAGAATCCGGCCGGCGGCATGCGCTTCCTGCAGCGCCGAAAGAGAATGAAACGCCTGTTTATTGGCGGCGGTGTCGATCAGCATTCCTTCGGGTTTGTAGTTTGACATTTTATTTGACCCTCCTCTTTGCACATACAACACTATATGCGCTTTGAGCGGGGGGTATGACGCGCGCGGCGCGCGTGCGGGAAGGTTTGACGGCTAAAATATTTACAACTGGCTTGTTGCGATTAAATGAAAACTTCTGTATAATATAAGATCAGGGTGTCCGATATTCATGAAAGGAAACGGGGTGAACGGCGGATGAATATTCAGGTGGGGGATGTGCTGGTGATGAAAAAACCACATCCCTGTGGGGAACACCGGTTCACGGTCGGCCGTGTCGGAATGGATTTCCGCATTCGCTGTACCGGATGCGGGCGCGAGGTGATGGTCCCGCGCGCCAAGGTGGAAAAGAACATCCGCAAGGTGCTGCGCGACGGCGCCGAGCTCAGTGTGAACGATTTAAAACCGCAGCATTTGTAGCGGGGCTGCATCAATTTCATCAAAAACGAACACGAGAGGAATAGCGGAATGTTTGATAAATTGGATGCGGTCGCAAGCCGTTTTGAAGAAGTAAACCACAAGCTCATGCAGCCGGACGTCGTGAACGACCAGGCGCAGTACACCTCGCTGATGAAGGAATATAAACGGCTCGAGCCGATTGCGGAGAAATACCGCGCTTACCGCGCGGCGAAGCAAGCCTATGAGGAAGCGCGTGAAATGCTCGAGGAGGGCGGGCTCGACAAGGAGCTGCGGGAACTCGCGCAGGAGCAGTACGACACGAACAAGCAGCAGATCGACGAAGCGGCGCAGGAGCTGAAGCTCCTGCTTTTGCCGCGCGACCCGAACGACGAAAAGAACGTCATCGTCGAAATCCGCGGCGGCGCCGGCGGGGAAGAAGCGGCGCTTTTCGCGGGGAGCCTTTACCGGATGTACACGATGTACGCCGAAAGCCAGGGGTGGAACTGTGAGGTGCTCGGTATGAGTGAAACCGAGCTCGGCGGCTTTAAGGAGATCAGTTTCTCAATTGACGGGGAAGGCGCTTACTCGAAGCTCAAGTTTGAAAGCGGCGTCCACCGCGTCCAACGGGTTCCGGAAACCGAAACGCAGGGCCGTATCCACACCTCGACTGTCACGGTCGCGGTGCTGCCGGAAGCGGAGGAAGTCGAGTTTGATCTCGACCCGAAGGATTTGCAGATCGACGTTTTCCGTTCGTCCGGCGCGGGTGGCCAGCATGTCAACAAGACCTCCTCCGCCATCCGTGTGACCCACCTGCCGACCGGCATGGTGGTCGAATGCCAGGATGAGCGCAGCCAATATAAGAACAAGGACCGGGCGCTCAAGGTGCTTCGTTCGCGCCTATTAGACATCAAAGTGCGCGAGCAGAACGACCGGATCGCTTCGGAACGCAAGCTCCAGGTCGGCACCGGGGACCGTTCGGAGCGCATCCGTACCTACAACTTTCCACAGGGCCGGGTCACCGACCACAGGATCGGGCTCACGCTTTATAAGCTCGACGCGGTTTTAAACGGCGATCTCGCCGAATTGATCGACGCGCTCATCACCTTTGACCAGGCCGAGAAGCTTCAGGCTTCCGGGGAATCGTAATTTTAGCGGGAGATGTCGTATTGCCAAGGACAAAAGTTTTGAAGGTTACCGATATTGAAAAGGACCGCGCTGCGCTCGACCAGGCGGCGGCGCTTCTGCGGGAAGGAAAGCTCGTGGCGATCCCGACCGAAACGGTCTATGGGCTCGCGGCCAATGCCCTCGATCCGCAGGCGGCCCACGCGATTTATACGGCAAAGGGCCGACCGGGCGACAACCCGCTCATCGTGCACGTTTCGGATCTTTCACAGATCCCGCCGCTGGTGAAAACCGTCCCGGACGCGCTTCGCCGTTTGGCGGAAGCTTTTTGGCCGGGTCCGATGACGGTGATTATGGAAAAATCGGACAAGATCCCGCCAGCCACTTCCGGGGGGCTTGAGACAGTTGCGATCCGCATGCCATCCCATCCGGTCGCGCGGGAGCTCATCCGCCGCAGCGGTGTGCCGCTCGCGGCGCCGAGCGCGAACCTTTCCGGATCACCGAGCCCGACAACCGCGCAGCACTGCATTGACGACCTCACCGGCCGGGTGGACGCGATTGTCGACGGCGGGGAATGCGAAGTTGGCGTGGAATCGACGGTGCTGACGCTGTGTACCGACCCGCCCTCTGTTTTGCGGCCAGGCGCTGTGACGCTCGAAATGCTGCGGCAGGTGATCCCGGAGATGACGCTCGACCCTGGGGTGTTTGAGCACCTTTCCGACGACTGCAAGGTCGCTTCGCCCGGTATGAAGTATAAGCACTATTCGCCGAAAGCGCGGGTGGTGCTGGTGCGCGGGGACCTTGCCCAATTCGGACGGTTTGTCGCATCGCAGAAGCAGGATTTTGGAATCCTTTGCTTTGAGGAGGACGCGCCGCATTTTTGGGGCCGGCGGTGCATCACCTATGGACATGAAAACGACCCGGCTTCCCAGGCGCACCGGCTGTTTGACGCTTTGCGGCAGGTGGATAAGGAAGGACTCGGGATGGTTTATGTGCGCATTTCGGACATCGAGGGGATTGGACAGGCGGTTTACAACAGACTGCTTCGCGCAGCGGGATTTGACGTAATTTTACTTTAATATGTTAAGGGGCTGGCGCAAGTGAGTGAAAGAAAGACGATGATCATCGGCCTGACGGGCCAGACCGGCGCGGGCAAATCGACCTTGAGCAGGATGTTTTCCGAGTGGGGCGTGGAAGTGATCGACGCGGATAAGGTTGCCCGCTATACAATTGAAAATTCAAAGGAATGCCTCATGGACCTTGTGCTGGAATTTTCCACCGAGGTGATCCATCCGGACGCAACCCTCAACCGGCCGAAGCTCGCGGAAATCTGTTTCGGCGATAAAAAGAAACTCAAACGGCTCAATGAAATCACCTTCCCATACATTATCCGGGCGATCGGGCGCAAACTAGAGGAGGCATGCGGCCGCGGCGTTAAGATGGTGCTGCTTGACGCGCCGACCCTTTATGAGTCGGGCCTTGACAAACGCTGCGACCGGGTGGTTGCGGTGATCGCGGATGCCGAAACCCGCACCCGGCGGATCATCGAACGGGACAAGATGACCGAGGAGGACGCCCGCCGCAGGGTGAATGCCCAGAATAATGACGCGTTCTACACCTCACGCGCCGACGATATACTTACCAATGACGGTGAGCTGGGCGCTTTGCGCCTTGTGTTTATCGATCTTTTCAACCGTTACGAAAAGCTTGCGAATGAAGGCGGTTTCGATAAAGATGGATCGGAACGGCCGCAGGCGCGGGAAGCCGCGTCCCCGGATGCGCCGGGAGAAATGCCGGACGCGCTGCCTTCGGATAAAGAGGTATTCGGGGAGCTGGCGGGCGAAGATTCCGAATGACTGGAGGAAGAAACATCAGGCGCGCAGTCAAAATCTGTTTGGAACTTCTTTTGCTGGCGATGGTGCTTTTGGGCGCAGTCAGCGCGGTGCGGTATGGCTTTGACCGGTACTACCGCAACGCCTATCCAATGAAATATGAGGAACTTATTGATTCCGCCTGCAGAGAAAAAGAGCTCGACCGGGCACTCGTCTACGCGGTCGTGCGCACTGAGAGCGGCTTTAACCCCGAAGCGGTTTCGAATGTGGGCGCGAAGGGGCTTATGCAGATGATGCCGGACGCATACGATTGGGTTCGGATGCGTAAGGGTTTGGCTGGGGAAGCGGATCATGACGACCTGTTTGACCCCGAAACAAATATCGAGTATGGAACCAGCATGCTGAAGATCCTGCTCGATGAATTTGGTACGGTGGATAACGCGCTATGCGCCTACCATGCGGGGTGGGGCAGCGTGAAGAACTGGCTTGGCGATCCGGAGATTTCTCCGGACGGGGAGCATGTCGAACATATCCCCTTTAAAGACACCGCGGCATATGTCGAGAAGGTCGGAAAGACCATCGAAATCTACCGCAGGCTCTATGATTTGTAAGGATTGAAATTCAGATAAAAGGAGACATGGCACTATGGCAAAAGATAAATCGGCGGGTGAGCTGCTGCAGGAAAAGCTGCTCTTAAACCGCGAAAACATCGGCGTCGCGGCCGATGAAGCCTATGAAAAGGCGGCGGATGATTTCTGCGCGCCGTATATGCGTTTTTTGGATCTCTGCAAAACCGAACGGGAGGCTGTCCCGGAGATCATCCGCATGGCCAAAGCGGCGGGATTTACCGAATTTGATCCGCGGGGAAGCTACCGGCCCGGCGACTGTGTTTACCGCAACAACCGCGGCAAGGCGGTTCTGCTCGCGACGATCGGTTCCCGTCCGATTGCGCAGGGGGTGCGTATCATGGCCAGCCATATCGATTCCCCGCGGCTCGACCTCAAGCCGAACCCGCTTTATGAAGAAGCGCAGCTCGCCATGTTTAAAACCCATTATTATGGCGGCGTGAAGCGTTATCAATGGGGTGCGATCCCGCTGGCTCTGCATGGCGTGATTGTCAAGAAGGACGGCCAAACAATCGCCGTCGCGCTCGGCGAGCAGGACGATGACATGGTGTTTACCGTGACTGACCTTCTGCCGCATCTGGCGGGTGAGCAGATGAAACGCCCGCTCAAGGACGGGCTCAAGGGGGAGGAGCTCAACGTCCTGGTCGGCTGCCGCCCGTTCAAAGACGATAAGGCAAGCGAGAAGGTCAAGCTCAACATTATCCGGATGCTCAACGAGAAGTACGGAATCGTTGAGGCGGATTTTCTTTCGGCGGAGCTTACAATGGTGCCGGCCTTCAAGGCGAAGGACGTTGGCTTCGATCGCTCGATGATCGGCGCGTACGGCCACGACGACCGGGTCTGCGCTTACACCTCGCTGATGGCGGCGCTTGAGAACAAGAACCCGCCCTATACCACGGTGACCGTCTTTGCGGATAAGGAGGAGACCGGTTCGGACGGCAACACCGGGCTCAATTCGGAATATCTCAAATATTTTGTGTATGACCTGGCGGAATGCTTTGGCGAAAACGGCCGCGCGGTGCTTTCAAAATCGACCTGCCTGTCGGCCGACGTCAATGCGGCGTTCGACCCCACCTTCCCGGACACCATGGAAAAACGCAACTGCGCCTACCTCAACTACGGCGTGGTCGTGACCCAGTATACCGGTTCGGGCGGCAAGTATGGCACCAGCCAGGCTTCGGCGGAATTTATGGCCCAGGTGCGCAGAATCCTGGACGGCGAAAAGATTTTCTGGCAGACCGGCGAACTCGGCAAGGTGGATTTCGGAGGCGGCGGGACGGTCGCCAAATATGTGGCGAAGCTCAATGTAGACGTGGTCGATGTGGGCGTGCCGGTGCTCTCGATGCATTCGCCTTTCGAGATCGTTTCCAAAAACGACGTTTACGCGACTTATCTGGCCTTCAAAGCCTACTGCGCCGCGCAATAAAATACCAGAAACAGAGAGTCCCCGCCGCGGCGGCTGGCCGCAGCGGGGACCTTCCATGTAATTTTGAAAAAAGGATTGGTTTTCGTGTTCGATTTCCTCGGCCCGTTCTCGCTGATTGTATTTTTTATCATCGGAATCGCAATCGGCCTCACCATCTTCCCGGTTAAATGGCTCAAGGTCAACAGCTGGGTGCAGACAGTCGGAATTTCGCTGACCCTCTTTTCAATGGGAGCTTCGATGGCCGGTTCGCCCACTTTCCTCGCGGATTTGCGCACCGCGGGCGTGCAGGCGCTTTGCTACGCGCTGGTCACCATTGCCGGGTCGGTGCTTCTGGTTTATCTGCTCTCGCGCATTGCTTTAAAAAAGGAGGATGATGCCGAGTGATGATCCTGGTTGCAATCGGCAGCCTGTTTGTGGGGGCTCTGTGCGGGCACTTTCTCTTTTCGCCCGCGGCGGTCGCGCTGATGGACACGGTGATGAGCTACGCGCTGATGCTGCTGCTCCTTTCGGTCGGCGTGGAGGTTGGCAGCAACAAAACGGTTTTTCGGACGATCCGTACATATCATGTGCGTATCCTGGTGATCCCGCTGGGGGTAGCGGCAGGATCGATAGCGGGAGGCATGTTGCTGGGCCTGGGGTTGGGCATCCCGCTGAACGAAGCTGCGGCAGTCTCGTCCGGGTTTGGATTTTACAGTGTTTCAGCGGTGATTTTGCGGGAACTGGGCGGTTCGCAGCTGGGAACGGTGGCGTTCCTGACGAATATCCTGCGGGAGCTGCTCTCGTTTCTGGTCATCCCGGTGGTGGCGAAATATCTGGGCAGCCACGCGGCCATCGCGCCGTCCGGCGCGACCGCGATGGATACGACCCTGCCCGCGATCGCAAAGGCGACCAACCAGGAGACCGCGCTTATGGCGGTCATTTCGGGCGTGGTGCTTACCGCACTGGTGCCGGTGCTGGTGCCGGTGGTCTACAATCTTTTGTGAACGGGGCGCTTTTCGGTCACAAAACGATTGGGAAATTGCATTTGCAGGCCTGCATAAACCGCTCTAAAAAAGCCAACGGTCTAAAAAGACCGCTGGCTTTTTGTTACGGAATGTTCATAAATTGCCCTTGACATACTTGACCGGGTATGATAAACTAATATACTGTATCAAAATGGCTATTTCTGCAATTATTCACGAAAATTATAACATGTTTCGACATGTTTGGCAATAGGAATTTGCAAAATTTACGGGAGACGGTTGGGAAACCTGTAGAATTTGCACAATGCGTGGATCAATTGCCCCAGCGCCGGACGGCGCGGCGGACTATACGCGGGGAACCAAAAATTCATCGCGTAAATCAGATGAATGGAGTGAGCAAAGCCTATGGTGAATGTAAAGCCAGTAACACAGGGCAAGACGACTCGTATGAGTTTTTCTCGGATCGACGAGGTTCTCACGATGCCGAACCTCATCGAAGTACAGAAAAATTCCTACCAGTGGTTCCTGGATGAAGGGCTGAAAGAGGTGTTCAAGGACGTCTCGTCGATCACGGATTATCAGGACAACCTGGTCCTCGATTTTATCGACTACCGTCTGGACGACAAACCGAAATACACCATTGAGGAATGCAAGGAGCGCGACGCGACCTATGCCGCTCCGCTGCGCGTGCGCGCCAGCCTCCTCAACAAGGAGACCGGCGAGGTCAAGGAGCAGGACATCTTCATGGGTGATTTCCCGCTGATGACCGAAAGCGGCACCTTCATCATCAACGGCGCGGAGCGCGTCATTGTTTCCCAGTTGGTGCGTTCCCCGGGCGTCTATTACGGAGCCGCCCACGACAAGAGCGGAAAACAGCTTTTTACCGCCACCGTCATCCCCAACCGCGGCGCGTGGCTCGAATACGAAACCGACTCAAACGACGTTTTCTACGTCCGCATCGATAAAAACCGCAAGCTGCCGGTGACCACCTTCATCCGTGCGCTGGGGCTTGCCTCGAACGATGAGATCATCGGCTTTTTCGGCGACGACGAGCGCATTATGGCGACCCTCGAAAAGGACAGCACCGTCAACACCGAGGAGGCGCTCCTGGAGGTTTACCGCAAGCTGCGCCCGGGTGAGCCGCCGACGGTCGATTCGGCGCAGAGCCACATCGACGCGCTTTTCTTTGACCCCAGAAGGTACGACCTTTCCAAGGTCGGCCGCTACAAATATAATAAGAAGCTTTCGATTACGCCGCGCATCATGGGCAGGACTGTGTCCCGTCCGGTTGCGGACCCGCTTACCGGCGAACTGCTCGCGGACGCGGGCGCGGTGCTCTCCCGCGAACTGGCTGAACAGATCGGCCGCTCCGGTGTCGATACCGTTTATTTGCAGGACGGCGAGCGCGAGATCAAGGTATTCTCGAACGGCATGGTCGACATCCACGATTTTGTGAAGTTCGACTGCACCGAACTGGGCATCAACGAAAAGGTGCGTTTCTCGGTGCTGCGCGAGCTGCTCGAGGGCTGCCAGGACGACGACGCGCTCAAAGAGCAGATCAAAGCGCGCCATGACGACCTGATCCCCAAACATATCATCAAGGACGATATCTTCGCGTCGATCAACTATCTGTGCTGCCTCGGCCACGATGTCGGCACCGTCGACGACATCGACCACCTGGGCAACCGCCGTATCCGCTCGGTCGGCGAGCTGCTCCAGAATCAGTTCCGCATCGGCTTTTCCCGCATGGAGCGGGTCATCCGGGAACGCATGGCCACCCAGGCGCAGGACATGGATGTCGTCACCCCGCAGGCGCTGATCAATATCCGCCCGGTCGTGGCTTCCATCAAGGAATTCTTTGGCTCCTCGCCGCTTTCCCAGTTTATGGACCAGACCAACCCGCTCGCGGAGCTCACCCACAAACGCCGTCTGTCGGCGCTCGGCCCCGGCGGCCTTTCCCGTGACCGCGCCGGATTCGAGGTGCGTGACGTACACTACAGCCATTACGGCCGCATGTGCCCGATTGAGACGCCGGAAGGCCCGAACATCGGACTGATCTCCTATCTCGCGACCTTCGCGAAAATCAACGAATACGGCTTCATCGAGGCCCCCTACCGCAAGGTGGATAAAGAGACCGGCGTGGTGCTCGACGAAGTCGAATACATGACCGCCGATATTGAGGACATGTACATCGTCGCGCAGGCGAATGAACCGCTCACCGCGGACAAGAAGTTCCAGAACCCCAAGGTCAGCGCCCGTTACCGCGACACGATGCTGATTGTCGAACGCGAAAAGGTCGACTACATGGACGTTTCGCCGAAGATGGTCGTTTCGGTCGCAACCGCGATGATCCCCTTCCTTGAGAACGACGACGCGAACCGCGCGCTGATGGGCGCGAACATGCAGCGCCAGGCGGTGCCGCTGCTCGTGCCGGAGGCGCCGATCGTCGCGACCGGCATGGAATATAAATCCGCGGTTGACTCGGGCGTTGCGGTCGTTTCCAAACACGCCGGCGTGGTCGATGCGCTTTCCGCCAACGAGATTGTCATCCGCGACGACCAGGGCGAGCACCATCCTTATCACCTGATCAAGTTCCTGCGTTCGAACCAGGGCACCTGCATCAACCAGCGCCCGATCGTCCAGAAGGGCGAGCGGATCGAGGTCGGCCAGGTGATCGCGGACGGCCCGTCCACTTCGAATGGTGAAATCAGCCTCGGGCGCAACATGCTCATCGGCTTTATCACCTGGGAAGGCTACAACTACGAGGACGCGGTGCTCATCAACGAGAAACTGGTCCGTGACGATATTTACACCTCGATCCACATCGAGGAATACGAGATCGAAGCCCGCGACA from Anaerotruncus rubiinfantis includes the following:
- the rpoB gene encoding DNA-directed RNA polymerase subunit beta; its protein translation is MVNVKPVTQGKTTRMSFSRIDEVLTMPNLIEVQKNSYQWFLDEGLKEVFKDVSSITDYQDNLVLDFIDYRLDDKPKYTIEECKERDATYAAPLRVRASLLNKETGEVKEQDIFMGDFPLMTESGTFIINGAERVIVSQLVRSPGVYYGAAHDKSGKQLFTATVIPNRGAWLEYETDSNDVFYVRIDKNRKLPVTTFIRALGLASNDEIIGFFGDDERIMATLEKDSTVNTEEALLEVYRKLRPGEPPTVDSAQSHIDALFFDPRRYDLSKVGRYKYNKKLSITPRIMGRTVSRPVADPLTGELLADAGAVLSRELAEQIGRSGVDTVYLQDGEREIKVFSNGMVDIHDFVKFDCTELGINEKVRFSVLRELLEGCQDDDALKEQIKARHDDLIPKHIIKDDIFASINYLCCLGHDVGTVDDIDHLGNRRIRSVGELLQNQFRIGFSRMERVIRERMATQAQDMDVVTPQALINIRPVVASIKEFFGSSPLSQFMDQTNPLAELTHKRRLSALGPGGLSRDRAGFEVRDVHYSHYGRMCPIETPEGPNIGLISYLATFAKINEYGFIEAPYRKVDKETGVVLDEVEYMTADIEDMYIVAQANEPLTADKKFQNPKVSARYRDTMLIVEREKVDYMDVSPKMVVSVATAMIPFLENDDANRALMGANMQRQAVPLLVPEAPIVATGMEYKSAVDSGVAVVSKHAGVVDALSANEIVIRDDQGEHHPYHLIKFLRSNQGTCINQRPIVQKGERIEVGQVIADGPSTSNGEISLGRNMLIGFITWEGYNYEDAVLINEKLVRDDIYTSIHIEEYEIEARDTKLGPEEITRDIPNVGDDALKELDERGIIRVGAEVRAGDILVGKVTPKGETELNAEERLLRAIFGEKAREVRDTSLRVPHGEYGIIVDVKVFTRDNCDELSPGVNMVVRCYIAQKRKISVGDKMAGRHGNKGVVSRVLPQEDMPYLPDGRPLDIVLNPLGVPSRMNIGQVLEVHLGRAAAQLGWKVATPVFDGANEQDIADALTEAGLSPDGKTVLYDGRTGEAFDNPVTVGYMYFLKLHHLVDDKIHARSTGPYSLVTQQPLGGKAQFGGQRFGEMEVWALEAYGAAYTLQEILTVKSDDVVGRVKTFEAIVKGKNVPKPGIPESFKVLIKELQSLGLDVRVLDKNNEEIDLKQTFDDDENMGLTPVDDSLMEGVEVAGEFEDGFDIDQPDPEAADIDLLDVDLDDDVEESFDPIEALGLDGIANDDSF